In the Azospirillum humicireducens genome, ATAGTCGCTTGGGCGGGACAATCGCACCGGGCGCTTCGCCCTGTCAACGAGACTCCGAGTCGGGGAAGGGCTGCCGTTCGTGTCTGAGAGTTTCATGGATCGCCTGCTGGCTCCTCTGCTGAATGGCCTGAGCGGCGGCGCGCGCGCCCGCAATGTGGAGGCGGTGGGCGGGCTGTTCACCGGCATCGTCGCCCAGGCCCGCCAGCCCGGCTTCTACGCCGCGCTCGGCGTGCCCGATACGCTGGACGGCCGGTTCGAGATGGTGGCGTTGCATCTGTTCCTGGTCATGCGCCGGCTGAAGGGGCAGGGGGCGGCGGCAGCCAAGCTGTCGCAGCGTCTCTATGAGACGATGGTCGACGATTTCGAGAAGTCGATCATGGAGCTGGGGGCCGGCGACAGCGGCATCGCCCGGCGCGTGAAGACGATGGCGCGCGGCATGGCCGGACGAATCCGCGCCTATGATGAGGCGCTGGCTGAGCCTGGCGACAATCGGCTGGAGGTGGCGTTGGACAACAACCTGTATGGCACGGTCGATCCGGTGCCGGTCGGGGCGCTTCCCGCCATGGCCGCCTATGTGCGCGCCTGCGCCGCCACGCTGGATGAACAGCCGCTGGAGTCGCTGATGCGCGGCCAGCTGCGCTTCGCCCCTGCGCCCGCCTGACCGGCACACACTATATTATAGTGCGCATTATGGTGCGCACGGGGGCCGCCGGCTTTGCAGAGGGCTTGCCTTTCGCGGCCGGCCGCTGCATGTGACTCGGAAGCGGGCGGGCGTCTGTTGCTCCCGTCGGCCCCTTGCGACCGCCGCCTTGGTTCCACCAGAGAGTCTTTCGCCATGAGCCCTGTGAACGGTGCCCTGCCGGCCCCGGAATTCTCGCGCATCGTCACCGCCGACGCGGTGCGCCGCGCCGACATGACCGAGACCATCGAGGCGACGGAGGCGGAGCGCCGCGCCCTTGCCGAGCGGCTGGAGCTTGAGGCGATCGGCAGCCTGACCGCCACGGTGAAGCTGCGCGCGGTGCGGGGCGGCCAGATGATCCGCGTGTCCGGCACGCTGGAGGCCGATGTGGTCCAGACCTGCGTCGTCACGCTGGAGCCGGTGCCGGCCCATGTCAGCGAGAGCTTCGAGGCGCTGTTCGCCCCGCCGTCGATGGTCGAGGAACCGGGGCTGGAGATCGATTTCGACCCCTCTTTGTCGGACGAGGACATCCCCGAGCCGATGGAGAACAACCGAATCGACATCGGCGAGCTTGCCGCACAGCATCTGTCGCTCGGTCTCGATCCCTATCCGCATGCCGAGGGCGTGGAGTTCGAGGGCTATGACGAGGGTGATGACGGGGAACCGGCCGAAGACGCAGCGGCGGAAGAGCCGGAGAAGCCCAATCCGTTCGCCGTTCTGCAACAATTGAAGCAGCGGAAGTGACTGCGGTCTTGCGTCCCCCGCGGTTCCTTGTATAAGGGCCGGAATTTCCACCCCCTCCAATGAGCGGCGCGGGGTTGCGAAATGGGGGTTGTTCGGGCTTGCCCTTCGGGAGCATTTGCCTTATTGAATGCCGCTCGCGCTGGGCGGCCCCTGTTCGGGCCGCCCTTTCCAATGAAGAGAGTTTACGGTCATGGCTGTTCCGAAGAAGAAGACCTCCAAGTCGCGGCGCAACATGCGGCGTTCGCACCACGCTCTGCCGACCTCGGCGTACAACGAGTGCCCGAACTGCGGCGAGCTGAAGCGTCCGCACCACGTCTGCGGGTCTTGCGGCCATTACGACCAGCGCGAAGTGGTTCAGAGCGGCACCGCGGCCGCTTGATCGCGATCGCGTTGTCTGAGGTCCCGATGATCAGGGGCGTTCTTCGCCCCTGCCGGGGTCGTAGCCGGGGAGCCTGTTCGCGGTGAGCCAGCGCCTGACCATCGCCCTGGATGCCATGGGTGGCGATCTCGGTTCCGAGATGGTCATTGCCGGGGCGGACATCGCGCGGGAGCGCCATCCCGACGTGCGTTTTCTGCTGTACGGCGACCGGGAGCGGATCGAACCGCTGCTGAACCAGCGGCCCGCGTTGAAGGCGGTGGCGGAGATCCGCCATACCGCCGACTTCGTGGCCGGAGACGCCAAGCCGGCAGTGGCGTTGCGCGCCGGCCGCCAGTCCAGCATGAGGCTTGCCATCGACGCCGTGGCGTCGGGTGAAGCCGCCTGCGTGGTTTCGGCCGGCAACACCGGCGCCCTGATGGCGATGGCGAAATTCGTGCTGAAGACGCTGCCGGGCATCGACCGGCCGGCGATGGCATCCTTCTTCCCGACACAACGGGGCGAGAGCGTGATGCTGGATCTCGGCGCCAACGCCGAATGCCAGCCGGAAAACCTCGTCCAGTTCGCCGTGATGGGGGCCGTCTTCGCGCGCGCCATCCTGGGGCTGCCGGAGCCGTCGATCGGTGTGCTGAACATCGGCTCGGAAGACATGAAGGGCAACGAGGTGGTGCGTGCCGCGGCGGCCAGCCTGCGCGACATGCCGCTGCCCGGCCGCTTCCATGGCTTCGTCGAAGGCACCGACATCGGGCTGGGCACGGTGGATGTCATCGTCACCGATGGCTTCACCGGGAACGTCGCTCTGAAGACGGCGGAGGGGACGGCCAAGCTGTTCTCCGAATTCCTGCGCCGCACATTCGCGACGTCCTTCCTGGCGCGGATCGGCTATCTGCTGGCACGCGGCGCCTTCAAGCGCTTCCGCGAGCGGATCGACCCGCGGCGCTACAACGGCGCGATGTTCCTGGGCCTGCGCGGCGTCTGCGTGAAAAGCCATGGCGGCACCGACCCGGTCGGCTTTGCCAATGCCGTCGCGGTGGCCATCAATCTGGCGACTCACGGTTTCAATGAGCGCATCAAGGAAGAGATG is a window encoding:
- a CDS encoding ubiquinol-cytochrome C chaperone family protein, which encodes MDRLLAPLLNGLSGGARARNVEAVGGLFTGIVAQARQPGFYAALGVPDTLDGRFEMVALHLFLVMRRLKGQGAAAAKLSQRLYETMVDDFEKSIMELGAGDSGIARRVKTMARGMAGRIRAYDEALAEPGDNRLEVALDNNLYGTVDPVPVGALPAMAAYVRACAATLDEQPLESLMRGQLRFAPAPA
- a CDS encoding YceD family protein, whose protein sequence is MSPVNGALPAPEFSRIVTADAVRRADMTETIEATEAERRALAERLELEAIGSLTATVKLRAVRGGQMIRVSGTLEADVVQTCVVTLEPVPAHVSESFEALFAPPSMVEEPGLEIDFDPSLSDEDIPEPMENNRIDIGELAAQHLSLGLDPYPHAEGVEFEGYDEGDDGEPAEDAAAEEPEKPNPFAVLQQLKQRK
- the rpmF gene encoding 50S ribosomal protein L32; this translates as MAVPKKKTSKSRRNMRRSHHALPTSAYNECPNCGELKRPHHVCGSCGHYDQREVVQSGTAAA
- the plsX gene encoding phosphate acyltransferase PlsX; amino-acid sequence: MSQRLTIALDAMGGDLGSEMVIAGADIARERHPDVRFLLYGDRERIEPLLNQRPALKAVAEIRHTADFVAGDAKPAVALRAGRQSSMRLAIDAVASGEAACVVSAGNTGALMAMAKFVLKTLPGIDRPAMASFFPTQRGESVMLDLGANAECQPENLVQFAVMGAVFARAILGLPEPSIGVLNIGSEDMKGNEVVRAAAASLRDMPLPGRFHGFVEGTDIGLGTVDVIVTDGFTGNVALKTAEGTAKLFSEFLRRTFATSFLARIGYLLARGAFKRFRERIDPRRYNGAMFLGLRGVCVKSHGGTDPVGFANAVAVAINLATHGFNERIKEEMGRIADATPLPDTKAAAG